A single genomic interval of Brevibacillus brevis harbors:
- the tyrS gene encoding tyrosine--tRNA ligase — protein sequence MNIIDELEWREAINQQTDAEGLRELTNEKAVSLYCGVDPTGDSMHIGHLIPFMVLKRFQLAGHRPVILIGGATGTIGDPSGRQSERSLQTMEQIQENVEALTAQMKKLFVTEGDNQIRLVNNYDWTHKINVIEFLRDYGKNFSINTMLAKDVVSSRLESGISFTEFSYQILQSLDYLHLYKHEDVQLQIGGSDQWGNITSGLDLIRKKEGPEAKAFGLTIPLMLKADGTKFGKTAGGAIWLDPNKTTPFEFYQFWANTDDRDVVKYLKYFTFLSKEQIEELAEKVLTEPHKREAQKALAEEMTRFVHGEELLEQAKRITAALFTGDIKSLSADEIEQGFKEMPTFESTLETKNIVDWLVEVGIEPSKRQAREDITKGAISMNGERVTDLELEVTPSLAIGGRFIIIRKGKKNYSLVKLSQ from the coding sequence GTGAATATTATCGACGAACTCGAATGGCGCGAAGCCATCAATCAGCAAACAGATGCAGAAGGGCTGCGAGAATTAACGAATGAAAAAGCAGTCTCGCTATATTGTGGTGTTGATCCAACAGGTGACAGCATGCATATCGGTCACTTGATTCCTTTCATGGTACTGAAACGCTTCCAGCTCGCTGGTCATCGTCCGGTCATTTTGATCGGTGGTGCAACAGGTACGATCGGCGATCCGAGCGGACGTCAATCTGAGCGCTCTTTGCAAACAATGGAACAAATTCAGGAGAACGTAGAAGCGCTCACCGCACAAATGAAGAAGCTGTTCGTAACAGAAGGCGACAACCAAATCCGTTTGGTGAACAACTATGACTGGACACACAAAATCAATGTCATTGAATTTTTGCGAGATTACGGTAAAAACTTCAGCATCAATACGATGCTTGCCAAGGATGTTGTGTCGAGCAGACTGGAAAGCGGCATCTCGTTTACGGAGTTTTCCTATCAAATTCTGCAATCGCTGGATTACCTGCATCTGTACAAACATGAAGATGTTCAACTGCAAATCGGCGGTTCCGACCAATGGGGCAACATCACAAGCGGTCTTGATCTGATCCGCAAAAAAGAAGGACCAGAAGCGAAAGCATTCGGTCTCACCATTCCTCTGATGCTGAAGGCAGATGGTACGAAATTCGGGAAGACAGCAGGAGGAGCCATCTGGCTTGATCCAAACAAAACAACACCATTCGAATTCTACCAATTCTGGGCGAATACGGATGACCGCGATGTTGTGAAATACTTGAAATACTTTACGTTCCTCTCGAAAGAGCAAATTGAAGAGCTGGCTGAAAAAGTACTGACCGAGCCACATAAACGCGAGGCTCAAAAAGCGCTGGCTGAGGAAATGACGAGATTTGTGCACGGCGAGGAATTGCTGGAGCAGGCGAAGCGCATTACAGCTGCTTTGTTTACTGGTGATATTAAATCGCTGTCGGCAGATGAGATCGAGCAAGGCTTCAAAGAAATGCCGACGTTCGAATCAACCCTCGAAACGAAGAACATTGTCGATTGGCTCGTCGAGGTCGGCATTGAGCCATCCAAGCGTCAAGCACGTGAGGATATTACAAAAGGCGCTATCTCCATGAATGGCGAGCGCGTTACCGATCTGGAACTGGAAGTAACGCCAAGTCTCGCTATCGGAGGTCGCTTCATCATTATCCGCAAAGGCAAGAAAAACTACAGCTTGGTAAAATTGTCTCAATAG